One window of the Microvirga mediterraneensis genome contains the following:
- the glmU gene encoding bifunctional UDP-N-acetylglucosamine diphosphorylase/glucosamine-1-phosphate N-acetyltransferase GlmU, which translates to MTSTDSFKTPSPRSCLAVVLAAGEGTRMKSGKPKVLHQVAGRSMVGHVLATLSKAGATSVAAVIGPDREDVAKEVRKSFPEARIYIQKDRLGTAHAVLSARESLGHGADDVIIAFGDTPLVLAETFAKLRAPLAQGAGVVAMGFHAKDPTGYGRFITAGNELLAIREHKDASEAEREITLCNGGLMAIRGDLALTLLDRVGNDNTKGEYYLTDIVEIARTLGHQTAIVVVPEEEVHGVNDRAQLAAAERIIQGRLRREAMASGVTLVAPETVFFSHDTRLGQDVVVEPHVVFGPGVVVEEGAVVHSFSHLEGTRIASGAGVGPFARLRPGALIGPKAKVGNFVEIKNTELGAGAKVSHLTYLGDASIGAEANIGAGTITCNYDGFGKYRTEIGEGAFIGSNSSLVAPVTIGKGAFVGSGSVITDNIPDNALGLGRGRQSVKEGWALEFREKAKAARKT; encoded by the coding sequence ATGACCTCGACTGATTCCTTCAAGACGCCATCACCCCGGAGCTGCCTCGCCGTCGTTCTGGCTGCGGGCGAAGGGACCCGGATGAAATCCGGGAAGCCCAAGGTTCTTCATCAGGTGGCCGGCCGCTCCATGGTCGGCCATGTGCTTGCCACCCTCTCGAAAGCCGGTGCCACGAGTGTCGCGGCGGTGATCGGACCGGACCGTGAAGACGTGGCGAAAGAGGTGCGGAAGAGCTTTCCCGAGGCACGGATCTACATCCAGAAGGACCGGCTCGGCACGGCCCATGCGGTCCTGAGCGCTCGGGAATCTCTCGGTCACGGGGCCGATGACGTCATCATTGCCTTCGGCGATACGCCCCTCGTTCTGGCCGAGACCTTCGCCAAGCTCAGGGCCCCGCTTGCGCAAGGAGCCGGCGTGGTCGCGATGGGCTTTCATGCGAAGGATCCCACAGGCTATGGCCGCTTCATCACGGCGGGCAATGAGCTTCTGGCCATCCGCGAGCACAAGGACGCGAGCGAGGCCGAACGGGAGATCACGCTCTGCAATGGCGGATTGATGGCGATCCGCGGCGATTTGGCGCTCACGTTGCTCGACCGGGTCGGGAACGACAACACCAAGGGCGAATACTATCTCACCGACATCGTAGAGATTGCCCGAACCCTTGGGCATCAGACAGCCATCGTGGTCGTGCCCGAAGAAGAGGTTCACGGGGTCAATGACCGGGCACAGCTCGCAGCGGCCGAGAGGATCATCCAGGGCCGCCTGCGCCGGGAAGCCATGGCATCGGGTGTGACCCTCGTAGCTCCGGAGACGGTCTTCTTCAGCCATGATACGCGGCTTGGCCAGGATGTGGTCGTGGAACCCCATGTGGTCTTCGGGCCCGGCGTGGTCGTCGAGGAAGGCGCCGTCGTTCACAGCTTCAGCCACCTCGAGGGAACCCGGATCGCATCGGGAGCTGGCGTCGGGCCCTTCGCACGCCTGCGCCCCGGCGCTCTGATCGGCCCCAAGGCGAAGGTCGGCAATTTCGTCGAGATCAAGAACACGGAACTCGGCGCCGGCGCCAAGGTGAGCCACCTGACCTATCTGGGCGATGCCAGCATCGGGGCCGAGGCGAATATCGGCGCAGGCACGATCACCTGCAATTACGACGGTTTCGGTAAATACCGGACCGAGATCGGCGAGGGAGCGTTCATCGGCTCCAATTCTTCGCTCGTGGCTCCCGTCACCATCGGCAAGGGAGCATTTGTCGGATCCGGATCGGTTATTACGGACAATATCCCTGATAACGCCTTGGGTCTCGGCCGCGGTCGACAGAGTGTAAAGGAAGGCTGGGCCCTGGAGTTCAGGGAGAAGGCCAAGGCCGCCAGGAAGACATAA